One genomic window of Salvia miltiorrhiza cultivar Shanhuang (shh) chromosome 4, IMPLAD_Smil_shh, whole genome shotgun sequence includes the following:
- the LOC131020487 gene encoding E3 ubiquitin-protein ligase PUB23-like, producing MAEIEIEIEIPPYFLCPISLDIMRDPVTVSTGITYERESIEKWVFTQKKASCPATKQHLDNLELTPNITLRRLIQSWCTLHATHGVQRLPTPKAPLTRPHLLHILSQASRPHLQSQALQTLKSIASDNLTNKRCMAAAGVPEFLAALIVTKSSSHDQLSDFQKTSEDALSIIYALQLPESALKPLCTAAFVEALTLIMQIGSYESQSYAIMLLKSMLEVADPSLLITLKPEFFSEIVKILKAEDISRKGRKSALKVLMAACPWGRNRMKAVEAGVVAVVIDLLLDTSEKRACEMMLTVVDMVCQCADGRSELLGHAAGLAVVSKKILRVSQGASERAVRILHSVSRFSATAAVLAEMMQSGVVAKLCLVMQVDCGAKTKEKAREILKAHARAWRTSPCIPYNLISSYPS from the coding sequence ATGgcagaaattgaaattgaaatcgAGATCCCACCTTACTTCCTGTGCCCCATCAGTCTGGACATCATGCGAGATCCAGTGACAGTGTCGACGGGCATCACCTACGAGAGAGAGAGCATCGAGAAATGGGTATTCACACAGAAGAAGGCAAGCTGCCCAGCCACGAAGCAGCATCTCGACAACCTCGAGCTGACCCCCAACATCACCCTCCGCCGCCTCATCCAGTCGTGGTGCACCCTCCACGCCACCCACGGCGTCCAGCGCCTCCCCACCCCCAAGGCCCCCCTCACCCGCCCCCACCTCCTCCACATCCTCTCCCAGGCCTCCCGCCCCCACCTCCAATCCCAGGCCCTCCAAACCCTCAAATCCATCGCCTCCGACAACCTCACCAACAAGCGCTGCATGGCCGCCGCCGGCGTCCCCGAGTTTCTCGCCGCCCTCATCGTCACCAAATCCTCCTCCCACGACCAATTATCCGATTTCCAGAAAACATCAGAGGACGCGCTGAGCATCATCTACGCCCTACAGCTGCCGGAATCCGCCCTCAAACCCCTCTGCACCGCCGCATTCGTCGAAGCCCTAACCCTAATCATGCAGATTGGGAGCTACGAGTCGCAATCCTACGCCATCATGCTACTCAAATCGATGCTGGAGGTCGCCGATCCGTCTCTGCTCATAACCCTAAAACCCGAATTCTTCTCGGAGATAGTTAAGATTTTGAAGGCGGAAGACATCTCGAGGAAGGGCAGGAAGTCGGCGCTGAAAGTGCTGATGGCGGCCTGCCCGTGGGGGCGGAACCGGATGAAGGCGGTGGAGGCCGGAGTGGTGGCGGTGGTGATCGACCTTCTCCTGGATACGAGCGAGAAGAGGGCGTGTGAGATGATGCTGACGGTGGTGGACATGGTATGCCAGTGCGCGGACGGGAGGTCGGAGCTGCTGGGGCACGCGGCGGGGCTGGCAGTGGTGTCGAAGAAGATACTGAGGGTGTCGCAGGGGGCGAGCGAGAGGGCGGTGAGGATCCTGCATTCGGTGTCGAGGTTCTCGGCCACGGCGGCGGTGCTGGCGGAGATGATGCAGAGCGGGGTGGTAGCGAAGCTGTGCCTGGTGATGCAGGTGGATTGTGGGGCCAAGACCAAGGAGAAAGCGAGGGAGATTTTGAAGGCGCATGCGAGGGCATGGAGGACTTCGCCTTGCATACCCTACAATTTGATTTCTTCCTATCCCTCTTGA